One Balneola sp. DNA window includes the following coding sequences:
- a CDS encoding N-acyl-L-amino acid amidohydrolase yields MKNLILLFLAALISTTALAQTSELKKIIDERADEIEQQVIEWRRHFHENPELSNREFETAEYIADYLNELGLEVETGVAKTGVVALLKGGKPGPVIGLRADIDALPVTERTDVPFKSVATGMYNGNEVGVMHACGHDTHIAMLMGVAKILTEMKSEIKGTIKFIFQPAEEGAPLGEEGGAELMVKEGVLSNPDVDVIFGLHISDDTPVGIIEYRSEGIMASVNSFSLEINGKQAHGSAPWNGIDPIVTAAQIINNAQTIVSRSMPLTKQAAVVTFGVIEGGVRHNIIPERVQLEGTIRALDEDMRQLIFKRLETIVQNTAESNGATATLTIHKGYPITFNDPELTAMMVPTLEEVAGKDNAVIIDAITGAEDFSFFQKEIPGLYFFVGGKAPGREAAGHHTPDFYIDESGMKLGVRAMSNLVVDYMNSAGM; encoded by the coding sequence ATGAAAAACCTGATACTGCTTTTCCTCGCCGCACTTATTTCAACTACAGCCCTTGCTCAAACTTCAGAACTAAAAAAAATAATTGATGAGCGCGCTGATGAAATTGAACAACAAGTCATTGAATGGCGCCGGCACTTTCATGAGAATCCGGAGCTTTCTAATCGTGAGTTTGAAACTGCAGAATACATTGCAGACTATCTGAATGAGTTGGGCCTTGAAGTTGAAACCGGTGTTGCCAAAACAGGAGTTGTTGCCTTGTTAAAAGGAGGAAAGCCCGGGCCGGTCATTGGTCTTCGCGCTGACATTGATGCTCTTCCCGTTACGGAAAGAACAGATGTTCCTTTCAAGTCCGTAGCAACTGGAATGTATAACGGAAATGAAGTTGGAGTTATGCACGCCTGTGGACATGACACTCACATCGCCATGCTGATGGGTGTTGCCAAAATCCTGACGGAGATGAAAAGCGAAATTAAGGGAACCATCAAATTCATCTTCCAACCCGCTGAAGAAGGAGCTCCTTTAGGCGAGGAAGGAGGCGCCGAGTTAATGGTTAAAGAAGGCGTTCTGTCAAACCCGGATGTGGATGTGATTTTTGGACTGCATATTTCTGATGATACACCGGTCGGCATTATTGAATATCGCTCAGAAGGCATAATGGCTAGTGTTAATAGTTTCAGCCTTGAAATTAATGGGAAACAGGCTCATGGATCAGCTCCCTGGAATGGCATTGATCCCATTGTAACGGCAGCCCAAATTATCAATAATGCTCAAACAATAGTTAGCCGTAGTATGCCACTTACCAAACAAGCCGCTGTTGTTACTTTCGGTGTGATTGAGGGTGGCGTTCGCCATAACATTATTCCTGAAAGGGTCCAGCTTGAAGGAACCATTCGAGCCCTTGATGAAGACATGCGTCAGCTCATCTTCAAACGTCTCGAAACAATTGTCCAAAATACTGCAGAAAGTAACGGTGCAACAGCTACACTTACAATACATAAAGGCTATCCCATTACATTCAACGACCCTGAACTTACAGCCATGATGGTTCCTACACTTGAAGAAGTAGCCGGTAAAGATAATGCGGTAATTATTGATGCTATCACCGGAGCCGAAGATTTTTCCTTCTTTCAAAAAGAAATCCCCGGGTTATACTTTTTTGTGGGAGGAAAAGCTCCGGGCAGAGAAGCAGCCGGCCATCATACGCCAGACTTCTATATTGATGAAAGCGGGATGAAGCTGGGTGTCAGAGCCATGAGTAACTTAGTGGTTGACTATATGAACTCAGCGGGAATGTAA
- a CDS encoding NADH-quinone oxidoreductase subunit F gives MNKTAIVIGATGLVGSHLLNQLLEDDRYQKVKVFHRRSTGIEHEKLEEHIINFDDIDSWKSRLTGDELYSALGTTIKKAGSQEAQYTIDYTYQYETAKAAAENGVNKYSLCSSTGADSSSKVFYSRLKGELDDAVKKLPFEVITIMRPSILAGERDESRLGESIGMFFMKIFTKIPGLKKYRPIPGKTVAQGMINSLHKCTPGYHIFELDEVFYL, from the coding sequence TAAAACCGCCATCGTTATTGGTGCTACCGGTTTGGTTGGTTCACATCTTCTAAATCAACTTTTGGAGGATGACCGCTACCAAAAAGTGAAAGTCTTTCATCGAAGGTCGACGGGAATTGAACATGAAAAACTGGAAGAGCATATCATCAACTTTGATGACATCGATTCCTGGAAAAGCCGGCTTACCGGCGATGAGTTGTATTCTGCTCTCGGCACCACCATCAAAAAGGCAGGAAGTCAGGAAGCGCAGTACACCATCGACTACACATATCAGTATGAAACCGCTAAAGCCGCTGCTGAAAATGGCGTGAACAAATATTCCCTTTGCTCTTCAACCGGAGCTGATTCTTCCTCTAAAGTATTTTACTCTCGGTTAAAGGGTGAGCTGGATGATGCTGTGAAGAAGCTTCCTTTTGAGGTCATCACCATTATGCGCCCTTCTATTTTAGCAGGAGAACGAGATGAAAGTCGGCTGGGAGAATCCATTGGGATGTTCTTTATGAAGATCTTCACCAAAATCCCCGGTCTTAAAAAGTACCGACCTATTCCGGGTAAAACTGTTGCTCAGGGAATGATTAACTCCCTTCATAAATGCACTCCGGGTTACCACATTTTCGAGCTGGATGAGGTTTTTTATTTGTAG